Below is a window of Narcine bancroftii isolate sNarBan1 chromosome 13, sNarBan1.hap1, whole genome shotgun sequence DNA.
GTTCaataggatgattccaggaatgaaagagttctATGAGGAGTgtatgacagctcttggcctgtattcattggtatttaggagaatgggatggggagaagatctcattgaaatattttgaatttgaaagtgtggacagagtaaacgtacaaaggttgtttcccatgatgggagactTCAGCTCACAAGTCCTTGCTGCCCAGTTAACATACATCCCCAGTACATATTCATGGGcccaaattaaaaggttggccacccccaaGAGAgaacaacttcaggaatgaaaaGTTTGTGTTTGGAACAGAgattcagagggtggtaaatcagtggaatttattgccacaggtggttatgGAGGCCAGATGATTAGGTGTACTTAAGGCTGAGATTGAGGAGAAGGccaggaagtggggctgagtggggaaaatttatcagctcatgattaaatggcagggatgggctgaatagcctatttctgctcctacatttTTAGGACTTGTAGAAGTGAAGGCAGATACTCTCACAACGTTTGCAAAGTATCCAGACAAACACAAGTTACCTTGCATGGAGGTGGTaactctggaatttgttgccagttgaggaggccaggtcattgggacaTTTATGACAGAGATTGATATTTTAGATTAACCAGGGCTTCAAACATTATGCAGTGAAGACCAGGCATTGGGAGcggagtaggaaaatggatcagattgTGATTAAATGGCCAGGCAGACTTAATGGGttgaatggcttatttctgctaAAACCTAATGTGTGGTTTTCTATTGGTTGAGAGATGAATATTTACAAGTACTCCTCTGCAAAAAGACACGAAGACAGGCAGGCAGCTTGGGCTAGTGTGGAATACTTGAgcgaaaaggcctgtttctgttctgtatacCACTGTAAAGTAAATCCAGAAGATTTATGACCAGCCTAAGAGTTCAAATGGGAACACAGGTGTTGTTTTTGATGAGCTGTTATACCAACAGCGCTCCCTTACTGCTACACAAGGGTCGGATATCTTTAAGATAATATGTCTTAATTGCCTGAGTAGCAAAAGTTTCAAAATAAAATACTGTAAATAGATTATtgacttgttctgtaatttaaaaCCTTGTGTCCAGTACAATAGCCTTCGGTTTTAACTTGCACTACTGATCAATACAATATTACTCTCAGTTTCAGAGTGCAGGAGGTGTGAGACATCACAATGGAAAAGACATGCCTTTTGTATTTAAAGAATTTATCTCGTGCATTTGTTGcctaataacaattacagcatgaaaacaggccattttggctcttctagtccgcactaaactaagtactctcctctagtcccacctacctttgAAACCCTGGTTaatctgcccataaccctccattcctctcctatccatataccaaccaattttttccttaaatgacaaaatttaccCTACCGCCACtccttctcccggaagctcattccacacagccaccactctgagtaaagaagttccccctcgtgttATTTCTAAACCTTTTCCCCTCAACtcgtgacctcttgtttcaatctctcccattctcaatggaaaaagcctatccacatcaaatttatctatccctctcataaatacctctatcaaatcccctctcaaccttctacacgccAAAGAATAATGAGCTaattttctcaatctttctttgtaatctggatgctaaaacccaggtaacatttttgtaaatcttctctgcaccctctaccttgttgatagccTTCCTGTATTTTGGTGACCAGGACTgaatacagtattccaaatttggccttactaatgccttgaacagtttcaACATCATTTCCCAAATCttgtattctatgcattgatttataaaggccagcaaactaaaagccttcttcacctccctctccacctgagattctaccttcaggggacgatgcaccgttattcctagatctttctgctccactgcatcccTCAATGCCCTCCCGTTTACTATGCAtgccctgttttgattattcctactaAAATGAAatacttcacacttctcagcattaaactccatctgccatctttttagcccactcttctaagcactccaaatccttctgcaatctttgaaaaccttttcaTCATCCAGAATTCCACCTACTTTAGTATCAttcacatatttactaatccaaattACCACCCCATAAAGAGTATGTCATACAGCAATtagcccaatacagatccctgaggcacactgcttgtcaccagcctccagcctaacagttatccactacgactctccGGCAtgtcccttccagccactgttgaatcccatttgactatctcaaaatgaATACCTAATAACTGTACCTTCCTAACTAATTGTCCATGCAGAATCTTAAAGGCCTTActggtccatatagacaacatccactgctctaccctcatcaacattcctagtcacctcttcaaaaaattcaacaagattggtcaaacatgacctctcatgcacaaatccatgttgcttGTTCCTGATCAGACAGACCGGTCTTTCCTGatcctttccattaatttacctaccacagatgccAAAATTACAgtccgataattgctaggcttgatCCTCAaactctttttaaacaaaggaaccacatgtgcgaTACGCCAGTCCTCCAGCACTAatcccatctctaatgacatttgaaaaatcaccgtCAGagtctctgctatttcctcactaactccTCTCAAGAAGTATCCTCCCACATTTAAAGTTGTCATCATTGTTAGGAATTAATTATCCTCAAATTGTTCCCAGTTTGACTGAACGTAGAAGGTTCAAAATGCCATTCCAgggatttaaaaatgaaataatctaGCTGATACTCAGTACCATATTGATGTGTCAGAGGTGCCATTTTTTGATAAAGGATGAAATCAAGGCCTTTCCTACACACAGATGAGTGTAATGACACACTCCGCACTATTACAGAGAAGAAGTGACACCCCTCAACAGTAAtgccgtaaggagtttgtccatctCTCCACGTATGCGTTGGTTTCCCCTGGGTGTCCAGATTGCCAATCACCCTTCAAAAAGATGTGCAGGTTAACTGGGGTATTTGaacagcacaggtttcatgggtcagaagggcctgttactgtcctgtacatccaaatttaaatttagatgcaaAAACAAATCCTCAAGCAAATTATCTGGTCGTCATCTCTCTCATTTCACTGGGATATTTCTGTGCACAAATTGGCTGCTATTTTTCCTACAATTATGTGGAGGCTGCACTCTCAAACTTGCATCACTGGCTCAGAAGTACTTAATTATTCTCTAAAGTGCTGCAAAACCTGATGTAATTCGTATatataaatgaataaaaggaACATCCAGAACCAAACTTCTCCAAGTTGCCAATTACCCATGTGAATGGGTCCCGAATCTTTAAACTGACCTGATGGGAAGAAAGCATCTGCTTTCACCATCATCCCAAGAAGTATCACCCTGCAACCACAAAGTGATTGATCTAGCAAACCCACTGAAAATAGTCACAATCTTACAACTAACATCAAGTTGCAGCAAAACTAGAAGCTTCAGTTCAGAGAACAGTTCTTCTCTAAATTAGTTTGAAGGAAAGGGAATTCATTTTACACTAATAGAACTACAGGCACCTCATCACCCATTTGGAATGCACTGGTCAACACctggtggtttttttaaaaaacttccatCCATAATTGCACTGACTTTATAGAGATTGCAATGAATGTGCATGGGGTCAGCACTAAATACTGGTGAAGGGCACAGCAAGGCGAGCAGCTCTTGTTTCCCAAGCAAATCGCCAAAAGAACTTGCATTTTCAAGTGACCTGAAATGTAAAGAATGTCCTGGGGAAGGAAGAGTTTGTAAATAAAAAGGAGGCAGGAGTGAAGGAAAAGAAATCAAAGAGTTGTCAGAATTATTTTCACTTCCTGACCACCCTTTGATATCCTTATGAATCAAAGATAAAAAGGGAACagaccagatcttccaaaatgcataccAGGTCACCAGTGAACCCAGGCCTAATATTTACAGACTAATAGCGCAAATCCTGCATCAATTTTATATCCACGAGAAGAGTAATAACTTGGATTTTCTTTAATAACTTTAAAGAGTCGACAATGGTTTTATGAAAGGCAAATAGTGTTCGACAAATTCCCTGGAGTTCTTTGTGCATTTATGAAGGAACCAAGAGATGGAATGTTTTTGAATTTCCAGAACATATTCAATAAGGTGCGACATGAAAGATTGCTATGCAAGATCACATGCAATTGGGGGAActatattggcatggatagagGAATTAAAACAGAGTTGGTAAAGTTGTCAACCTTGGATTGGCAATCAATAACTAGTGGATTTTCCATGCGAATCAGTACTGCAATCCCAACTGTTTGTTATCTATACTGTTGGCTTGAATAAAGGGATTCAGTCTTCTATAGTCAAATTTGCTAACGAAACAAAGATGGCAAGTTAAGATGAGGATACAAAGACCCCACAAAGGTATGCATGTATATAAATACATACATTTAAGTATGTGAGGTTATCTGCTTTGAAACGAAGGATGAAAAAGCAGACAAACAAACCAAAACTACAAAATGTTGCAGGATAAAGGAACATGGGGATGCCAATACATGAAGCACCAAAAGATAAAATGCAGGGACACCAAGTAATTGGGAAGGCAAATAGAAGGTTGGACCTTGTTGCCAGGGAGGTTGCTCTGCAAATTAACAAATCACCATTGAAATCACCCCTGCAAATATTCTGCACATATTTGGACTCCATCATTAAGGCAGGATGTACTTGCACTGAAGGCAATGCAGGGTAAGTTCATTAGCTTGATTCTTGGGAAGAAGCGATTGGTGTACAAAGATAGTACAGGATGGGCCTCTTCTCATTGGAGTTAAGGAAAATGACAAACAATATTAATGAACCATGAGACTTTTCCTAATGGGGTTTGGTTGCCAAATTATGTGTTCTATTCAGATGAAGAGATATTAATCTCAGAGAATGAAGAATCTTTAGAATGTTAACCCAGAGAGGCTGGGAGGCAATAGCTGAATAtgttcaaggcagagattgacagacatAAACAATAGGGGTTCCAAGGGAATGGAAAAAGTAATGCTGAAGCTAATATTGAATTAGTTTTGATCTTATTCGAGGTTGGAGAAGGTTTCAGGGGATAATTAACCTGCTCTCGTGCTCTTAAACCATTCCACAGATTACTTATTGGAGAACCATAAAATGATATGAACAGAAAGGAAAGCAAGTCGAGAAAAATTATTTTACAGCAATACAAACAGTCTGTTGACATGAACTCACTgtcacttttttccccccctttcagATGTTGTGGATGGCAAGGTTCTCCTTTTTGACTTTGGGAGTGAAACACAATCATCTACAGACACTGCAACTCcagtaaaaatacataaatatgGGAGGAGCTCAGCCACTCTTGCAGCGTCCATATTACTGGCATTTTACACCCAaactcttcttcaaggaagaagcaaagaCCACAAAAGTGCAAGAATAAACAGACTAAAGACTGCCCagaagaggagtccagaccaacaaatggtgttaatcagataagaggtgagaattgattttcgctctgtgaaaggagacagagggaaagggagtcagagctggggggaAAGGGGTGGttttaatggcatctggttggaaggCACCCAGACAGATGATCAGGTGTTTTTCCTCTAATGTGCAGGTAGTCTAGCagagcacgagaccatggacaggcttgtcagcaagggaatggagacagggaattgaaatgggtggctactgggagaatTTATAACTGCCATAGGAATTTGCAGCTTGGAATACAGAGGGTCTACATCAGATTTCAAGAGAGCTACAACAATGGCATGATGGAAGTTGCCTGGTGAAGCAACAGTTGATGGGCAAAGTTGGCCTGGTTGTGGTGCAATGGAAGTGGAGATAGGACAATCAAACCAGACTGGCAGGCAAAACCGACACAGGTACTCATATCTGGTTGCACACATTATGCATATACATTGAAAGATTGTAGTTACAAGATTAAACAGCAAAATGCCAATGAACTGAAAATTGTCatcaaataaaacaaaaactGAGACAGCTGAGCTAGCTCGGCAGAAGCCAGAACTGAAACAATATGCTTCCTGATATGTGACATGACACAGCACATGgttcatttacatccttaaaCCATCAGAACATTCTGCTTTAATATCCACACAGTATTGTGTATAATTCATCAGCCCTAAAGTCACAAATAAATCACCAGCCTTACAAGGATTATAAAAAACACTTCAAAACTGTACATGTCTCACTcaaattaattttatcttatttgaaataagatttctattttttttccccactgatacTACAAAAATTAATCAGGAAATGCCAAGTGCCTATTAAAAGATAATGAAGAATTTTGTCACTGCAAACATTAAATCATGTACCAATGCAAATGAATACTAGTCATGAAATCACTGCACATTCTTCATACTCACCCATAAAGTCTAAAGTTATGGGTTTAAATCTCCATTGAAATGTCTGCACAAGTTGATACATACAAGAGGCGAAAGGGTTAAAGGATTTGCCCTGAGAAACTGAAATGAGGCTCATGTGAACCTTAAACTAGTTGGGACAAATAGAATTGGATACAAAAATTATAGCAAATCATGTAAAAGGCTGGGGACTATTACAATTTAAATGAAGGGTTTAATTGATATGCCACCTCGGAATTGAAAGTACTATTAAGGTAGTACTATTAAGGTATTTTCCTGGGCAACACTCCTTCAAACATCAAATGCAAGTTAATTGGTCACTCATATATTGTTTTTGTTGGCCTTTGCTCTGTGCAACATAGCTTCTTCTAAACACTTGGACCAACAGCAAGCACACTTCAAAAATCAATTCTACAAATCTTCTTCTACAAGATTAAATAAAAAGATTTCTTTCTTGGTTGCAAATTATAATGGATTTTCAGAATCTTAGATTTGTTACAAAATTTGAAGCTGGGGTCGTAATTTCATGAACTTTTACACCCAATGCAAAGAACCATTGTTCATATGCATCCCAAAGAGCAGGATACTTATCTCATGTCATTTAACCAAACCCAAGTCCTGTTTGCAAACACACTTGCTTAGGTCATTGTGATCAGAGAGCCCCAGAGAGGAAAGATTCAAGTACCACAATCTttaaaacaaaatgaactgactctgCATGAGTGCTAAAATGCACATTGAATGCTTGATGAGGAGAGGGGGAAATCCAAGAGTTGGCTCTTAGGTGCAATACTCAATTCAGCCCACAACGACCTTCATTGTGAAACTTTTTTTGAAGACCGACATTGGCAATGAAGAATCATTATTAGGGCATCCCATGAAGTGTGAAGTGAACTCTTAACACTCTCTACCTGTGAAATACCAAACTGCACTCACAGCATCAATCACCATGGTTCTACCATGACACCCAATAGCAAAACACAGTTGAAAGTACATGTCCTAGTTCTTTCAGGTGAGTGGAAATGTCAATTTTTAATTAAACTCATTGTCCATCTTGGAATACTGAACCTGGAGAAACGTTATCATAAATGTTAACTGCCATTAGATCATGCAAGGGTGGTGGAGTTTTAGACCTACTTCATCAAATGCATCCCAGTTTCCAGTCACTTCCAAATCCACTGAACAACACCAAATGCCTCCACTATGTAACATTCATGCTGACCTCACTCAATAGTCGGGACCAAAGATGGACAAACACCACTGACTTCCTCTCCACATGCAGTTTCTCCAAATTCTTGTATGCGCACTCAATATCAAAATAGAATTGGTGTGTCTCATGGCAAACTAAACATTCTTAAAAATCTGCCCTTACACAGCACCTGCCACAATGTGGGGACATCTCGGAGCGCTTGAAAGTGCAGGACTTATTGATATGCAGTCACTTTGGGATTCAGAATAGCCAGTTTGTGTTCAGCAAGTGATCACAATTAGCGATGTAATAAATGGTGAAAGCAGTAGACAAGATACATCAATATTACTGAGGAAACATAGGTCAAGGTCCCATTCCAAAAACGGCACCCCCTCAACCAATGGAAATCTGTCCATACCAATCCAACCTGccagcatttggtccatatttttCTGTGCCTTAGGTGATTTAAATGCTGATCCAGATAGGGGCTGTGACTCTGCTTCTACTACTCCCTCAGGTGATTCAGATGCCTACCGCTCTGGATGCACAAGGACCTCCTTGGATACCCACTAAGCAGCTTCagcctacatcagtggttctctctctctttcccccccccctcacataccaccgCAAGTGATCCCTGACTTacttgagaaccactgttatctATCTTCTAGTTGTATTAAGGAGAGGAGGGGCATTTCCTTCCAGAACCCTCAGGATGTAATACAAGGACAATCACgtcccctctcaacctcctccAGCCCTGTGGAACCCCACCCAGGCCCGCCTCTCAGTGGACGCTTGCCGGCGCAaatcgggggggggaggggggggggaaggacacGGTCGCACGGGGCGAGCCTTACCGCGGGGACGCACTGGATATCCTTGACTTTGAGCCAGGCGAGGTCCAGCAAGCCTTCCCCCCGATAGCAGGACTGCAGACGCTTCTTGATGCGCTGGTTGATCGAGTTGAGCACGAACAGACAGAGCACGGACTCGTCAGGCGGCTGGCGGCGCTGCTTCTGGCCCTTGGAGAAGACGGCGAAGAGCACATCGTCGTGGTCGGGGCGGATGCCCAGCGAGCGAGCCAGGACCGGACCGGCTCTGGACAGGTGGGCAGCCTGCAACAGCCGGTACTCCACCCCGTCCTTCACGCAACCGATGGGCATCTCCACGTACGAATTGAAGGTGGTGTCGGCCTGGCACAAGCGCACCAGCTTGGAGGTGTAAACACGCTGGCGGGTGGAGCCGGGTCCGGCGTGGACCAGCTCGGGCTGCAGGGTCAGGAAGTAGACgaaggcagagctgctgaaaccGTAGATATAATAGATGTCAAAATCGGGGATGATGGTGAAAGTGTCGGAGGGGATCTTGATGAGCGAGGCCACAAATTCGTCGTGGAAGACGTAGGAGAACATCTCGTCTGCCTCGGGGTTGGTGGCCAGCAAGCGGCTGGAGATGGTGGGGAAGTACTCGGGTTTGCCATCCACCGCCGTGGCGACGAACAGCTTGGAGCCTTGCCCCTGGTCCGCCACGATCACCCCGAAGACCGAGCCGCTGTCATTGACCCCGCTCAGGTAGTGTTCCTTCTTGTGAAACGGCTCGCCCAGCTTGAAGAGGTCATCGAGCCTCAGCACCTTGCAAATGCCCTGGTACAGGCTCCCGCAGGCGATCAGCCGCCGCTCGCCCTGGTCGATCAGCAACATCTTGTTCACGTTGTCGGTGAGGCGCAGGGGCTCGCTGCATGGCTGCACGATGCGGGGCGGGTAGCAATCCGGGTTGTCCTCGTCCGGGCCCGTCTGGTGTGCCACCAGCAACTGCAGGTCGCCGGAGAGTTTGTAGATCCTGTTCACCGCCCCCAGGTACACGCTCCCCGTGCGCTCGTCCACCGCCAAATGGTTGAACCCCCAGTCCGCCTTCTCTCCTCGGAAGGTCTTGTACTCTTGGGGAAGCGCCTCTCGCCGGCCGGACACCACCACCAACAGCAAGTGGAAGTAGATGAAGCTCCCTGCCATCTTCCGACTTTTTCTGCTGGCGTGTTGATTCTGAATCGGCTCCTCTCGCCTGAAGTTTTATTCCCAGCCGGAGCACGCAGCTACATCCTGCCCACCACTGGACGGCCGGCCCTTAGCATCGTGACCCTGGAAAggggttggggggaagggggaaacaaaaaaaaatggtaagAGACAGGGTAGTCTTCGGTACCCTCGCCACTCGAATGTTCCCAGATTCAACGTCTCCATGGCatttttcccttcccactctccctctctgggGTCAGGGTCCCTCTTCCCTGCTTCTGTCTGTTCCCACAATCTTCAACGATCTCCACTCCACAGGTGAAGAGGAATTCCCACCGAGGATTGACCAGAGGGTAAAAAAAATCGGCATTTCACTTATTAAATGCGTAATCGTTGACGAGAAACTCCTTAAAAACTCCGTTCACACATTTCCCAGACTATATTTAAACATTCCCCATTACTCCGACGCCCGAATAAATTCTATCTTTAAATAATGCAGCGCTCAATTTAAGTACCTCATCTGAACAACGCGACTTCTGAAACCCAACGTGGATCGACCCAATGCAAGACAGCGTTCGGATACCGCTGTCCAACACCTGCAGCCAGCGAGCCGCCTGGTCCTCAGCGCGTCGCAACGCCCCGACCGCGGTGAGATCGCTTTAAGACCCAACTTGTCGCCTCCGCCTACTTCGAGCTCCTATTTGCTCGCTCTCGTCGTGAGGGGCGGTCGCCGATCCCCAGTTCCGCGCTCACTGGTTACTCGCTAAGCTAATCAGACAATCCGCCCGCCTCCAACACAATCCTTCAAAATGATCGGATACGTTTCCCGTTTAATCGGATTTACTGAACGGTTCAAAGACCCAGCCGATAAAGAATGAACGTGAATCTTGCCGCGAGAAAGGCGATGTATCGCAAAACTGCAACAACTAGAACTCCAATTAACGTGGCTCATCTATAAACAACTTTGGTGAATTCAGTTGTTTATGGTTTGAGAACATTCAGTCCCAAATACCAACGTCCTTAAGAAAAAATGAGGAACTAGTCCCGCCCTATGAATTCGAGTAAAACacgagtctgcagacactgtcgtTTAAGTAAAaataaggctggagaaactcagcaggacaaagtgCATGTTgcaaaaaataaagatacataagtatcttgatgaagggctcaagcccattgGTTACCATTGTTGCACCTTTGCATTAAATGTTGGTCTCAACTGAATTCCACGGTTAAAGGAGGTCACACTCCGTCTTTAGCGGCCAATAGTAGCCGCCGGCCCCCATTTCACCCTTGTCCTGAAACAGACCCTCGTTCTCCGCAAGCCAACACAAAACGCAGCAAAGGAACACGCACCGGTTCACGGAGCAACCGAAAGAAAATAATAGTAGGGGTTTGGCGACGACGTCTGTCGTGTCTGTGCTGGTGGTTTCAGTGTCCTCGGGACCCAGGTGCCACGGCATCGAAACAACTCACAGGGCGCACTTTCAGAGAACTGGCCCGAGAATCCTCCGCCGAATTCGGCCAAAATTTCCCGATGCCCCCTCTCTCGTCAGCTGAATCGGACACAACCAGGCCCATCTGTTTACAAATTAAGTTTGAGTGAACTCAAACTGAATTCAAAACAATAACCAACTTGAAAAGGCGTCGATACTAACTTTGAAAGCATTGGTCATGCTTGTTTAGACCGGTTTACCTTATCCATCAAAGTGACCAGGACTTTTTAAATTACCCCAATTGAAATGCTGGACGCGCAAAGAGACCTCTCCAATTTGGACTGGTTCCTGAAGGCCACTTGACCTTCCCCCAACAACAAGGATCTGCGGACAGATGGTTGGGATTCAGTGGCTCGTTTGTTGAAAGGAATTGCCACGGGGTGCTG
It encodes the following:
- the plxna4 gene encoding plexin-A4 isoform X5, whose product is MAGSFIYFHLLLVVVSGRREALPQEYKTFRGEKADWGFNHLAVDERTGSVYLGAVNRIYKLSGDLQLLVAHQTGPDEDNPDCYPPRIVQPCSEPLRLTDNVNKMLLIDQGERRLIACGSLYQGICKVLRLDDLFKLGEPFHKKEHYLSGVNDSGSVFGVIVADQGQGSKLFVATAVDGKPEYFPTISSRLLATNPEADEMFSYVFHDEFVASLIKIPSDTFTIIPDFDIYYIYGFSSSAFVYFLTLQPELVHAGPGSTRQRVYTSKLVRLCQADTTFNSYVEMPIGCVKDGVEYRLLQAAHLSRAGPVLARSLGIRPDHDDVLFAVFSKGQKQRRQPPDESVLCLFVLNSINQRIKKRLQSCYRGEGLLDLAWLKVKDIQCVPAPVPIDDNFCGLDINAPLGGSTLMQGIPLFSEDRDRMTSVISYVYNNHSLAFVGTKSGKLKKIRVDGAYDGALQYEAIQVVQNGAILRDMALSVDHQYLYIMSEKQLTRVPVEVCGQYKTCTDCLGSGDPHCGWCVLHNMCTRKDKCKRSTELRRFTSDINQCVQLSVSPSNISVSQYNVVLVLEAHNVPELSAGVNCAFEDLTEMDGLVMGNIIKCISPAEREVPRILMDEGDHQVVQLRLKSKETGMTFASTRFVFYNCSVHHSCLSCVTSPYRCHWCKYRHMCTHDPQTCSFQEGRVNISETPPPRHHVSP
- the plxna4 gene encoding plexin-A4 isoform X7; translated protein: MAGSFIYFHLLLVVVSGRREALPQEYKTFRGEKADWGFNHLAVDERTGSVYLGAVNRIYKLSGDLQLLVAHQTGPDEDNPDCYPPRIVQPCSEPLRLTDNVNKMLLIDQGERRLIACGSLYQGICKVLRLDDLFKLGEPFHKKEHYLSGVNDSGSVFGVIVADQGQGSKLFVATAVDGKPEYFPTISSRLLATNPEADEMFSYVFHDEFVASLIKIPSDTFTIIPDFDIYYIYGFSSSAFVYFLTLQPELVHAGPGSTRQRVYTSKLVRLCQADTTFNSYVEMPIGCVKDGVEYRLLQAAHLSRAGPVLARSLGIRPDHDDVLFAVFSKGQKQRRQPPDESVLCLFVLNSINQRIKKRLQSCYRGEGLLDLAWLKVKDIQCVPAPVPIDDNFCGLDINAPLGGSTLMQGIPLFSEDRDRMTSVISYVYNNHSLAFVGTKSGKLKKIRVDGAYDGALQYEAIQVVQNGAILRDMALSVDHQYLYIMSEKQLTRVPVEVCGQYKTCTDCLGSGDPHCGWCVLHNILLV
- the plxna4 gene encoding plexin-A4 isoform X8; amino-acid sequence: MAGSFIYFHLLLVVVSGRREALPQEYKTFRGEKADWGFNHLAVDERTGSVYLGAVNRIYKLSGDLQLLVAHQTGPDEDNPDCYPPRIVQPCSEPLRLTDNVNKMLLIDQGERRLIACGSLYQGICKVLRLDDLFKLGEPFHKKEHYLSGVNDSGSVFGVIVADQGQGSKLFVATAVDGKPEYFPTISSRLLATNPEADEMFSYVFHDEFVASLIKIPSDTFTIIPDFDIYYIYGFSSSAFVYFLTLQPELVHAGPGSTRQRVYTSKLVRLCQADTTFNSYVEMPIGCVKDGVEYRLLQAAHLSRAGPVLARSLGIRPDHDDVLFAVFSKGQKQRRQPPDESVLCLFVLNSINQRIKKRLQSCYRGEGLLDLAWLKVKDIQCVPAPVPIDDNFCGLDINAPLGGSTLMQGIPLFSEDRDRMTSVISYVYNNHSLAFVGTKSGKLKKIRVDGAYDGALQYEAIQVVQNGAILRDMALSVDHQYLYIMSEKQMRSHLSSGLSN
- the plxna4 gene encoding plexin-A4 isoform X6, giving the protein MAGSFIYFHLLLVVVSGRREALPQEYKTFRGEKADWGFNHLAVDERTGSVYLGAVNRIYKLSGDLQLLVAHQTGPDEDNPDCYPPRIVQPCSEPLRLTDNVNKMLLIDQGERRLIACGSLYQGICKVLRLDDLFKLGEPFHKKEHYLSGVNDSGSVFGVIVADQGQGSKLFVATAVDGKPEYFPTISSRLLATNPEADEMFSYVFHDEFVASLIKIPSDTFTIIPDFDIYYIYGFSSSAFVYFLTLQPELVHAGPGSTRQRVYTSKLVRLCQADTTFNSYVEMPIGCVKDGVEYRLLQAAHLSRAGPVLARSLGIRPDHDDVLFAVFSKGQKQRRQPPDESVLCLFVLNSINQRIKKRLQSCYRGEGLLDLAWLKVKDIQCVPAPVPIDDNFCGLDINAPLGGSTLMQGIPLFSEDRDRMTSVISYVYNNHSLAFVGTKSGKLKKIRVDGAYDGALQYEAIQVVQNGAILRDMALSVDHQYLYIMSEKQVHDSERNVEGHKLFCVSEEVERDVQMLLKGCRKCDSFVAVVATEMQQMLNYWWPL